The following are from one region of the uncultured Fretibacterium sp. genome:
- the saoX gene encoding ABC transporter substrate-binding subunit SaoX, with product MEKLKSKLKSKSKWNVNEKFCFCALVLVLACILGTSGPAAASDEKDDPVPAMVAQYKLEPLPEEDAEYTVNLGYYNCDHMTAACIGKDSGIFKALGMKVEITGNGKVPEAMSAGRMDMAYAGWTTTLRAVQVGTPLFIAAENHTGGAEYLVCSFNIKKPEDLLGKKVAAGGDPANSMNWMEWTDQLGLPNDIEKYENYSMSDADAYFSMVAGKLDAFTCCDPWGSMAEHEKTGWVMVRQNTDRKNGHGTCCKVCMNYNFAKKHPKLASRMLLAHTLCVQYMYQHPYKAARIFAENYNVPLEVGLMTLYKKLNEEGRTISWKLNRQNMQNQLDTMRHYHVRDDINTVNLDDYIDLSYFEASGAIDFDRFIQEKVDPVFPTGMSYKDWRAKAVEIDGIVE from the coding sequence TTGGAGAAGTTGAAGTCGAAGTTGAAGTCGAAATCGAAGTGGAACGTGAACGAAAAATTCTGTTTCTGCGCTCTTGTCCTGGTCCTGGCCTGCATCCTCGGAACGAGTGGCCCGGCGGCCGCCTCCGACGAGAAGGACGACCCGGTGCCGGCGATGGTTGCCCAATACAAACTGGAGCCCCTTCCCGAGGAGGACGCCGAGTACACGGTCAACCTGGGATACTACAACTGCGATCACATGACGGCGGCCTGCATCGGCAAGGACTCCGGCATCTTCAAGGCCCTGGGGATGAAGGTGGAGATCACCGGAAACGGAAAGGTCCCCGAGGCCATGAGCGCCGGCCGGATGGATATGGCCTACGCCGGCTGGACGACGACGCTGCGCGCCGTGCAGGTCGGCACGCCGCTCTTCATCGCGGCGGAGAACCACACGGGTGGCGCGGAGTACCTCGTGTGCAGCTTCAACATCAAGAAGCCGGAGGACCTGCTTGGCAAAAAGGTGGCTGCGGGTGGGGACCCCGCCAACTCGATGAACTGGATGGAGTGGACCGATCAGCTGGGGCTTCCGAACGACATCGAGAAGTACGAGAACTATTCGATGAGCGACGCGGACGCCTACTTCTCGATGGTTGCCGGCAAACTGGACGCCTTCACCTGCTGCGATCCCTGGGGCTCCATGGCCGAGCACGAGAAGACGGGCTGGGTCATGGTCCGCCAGAACACGGATAGAAAAAATGGACACGGGACGTGCTGCAAGGTCTGCATGAACTACAACTTCGCCAAAAAACACCCGAAGCTCGCCAGCAGGATGCTCCTGGCCCATACGCTTTGTGTGCAGTACATGTATCAGCATCCCTACAAGGCGGCCCGCATCTTCGCCGAGAACTACAACGTCCCCCTGGAGGTCGGCCTGATGACACTCTACAAGAAGCTGAACGAGGAGGGCCGGACGATCAGCTGGAAGCTGAACCGCCAGAACATGCAGAACCAGCTCGACACGATGAGGCACTACCACGTCCGGGACGACATCAATACCGTGAACCTGGACGACTACATCGACCTCTCCTACTTCGAGGCCTCCGGCGCGATCGACTTCGACCGGTTCATCCAGGAGAAGGTGGACCCGGTGTTCCCCACCGGAATGAGCTACAAGGACTGGAGGGCGAAGGCTGTCGAGATCGACGGTATCGTTGAATAG
- the saoC gene encoding Cys-Cys-COOH (seleno)protein SaoC encodes MTHLVPWGGVLLRALLLLAFLLAFPGPGAAPGGAEDVSLPVTSHPLVAVFRESLPDREILLTTLGDCNADGIEDLVVVYREDRDKNHMVAVYSDGGSFRISAPVRAPLENCRLQWRDIDEVPPIELLVSGQKGIYIGYAVFRFVDGEWISLFGDGMDGCC; translated from the coding sequence ATGACCCACCTCGTTCCGTGGGGCGGAGTTCTGCTCCGCGCCCTCCTCCTTCTGGCATTCCTTCTGGCGTTCCCCGGCCCGGGCGCGGCGCCTGGCGGAGCGGAGGACGTCTCCCTGCCCGTGACCAGTCATCCCCTGGTCGCGGTCTTCCGGGAGAGCCTCCCCGACAGGGAGATCCTCTTGACCACCCTGGGGGACTGCAATGCGGACGGCATCGAGGACCTCGTGGTCGTCTACCGCGAGGACAGGGACAAGAACCATATGGTTGCCGTCTACTCCGACGGCGGCTCGTTCCGCATCTCCGCGCCGGTTCGCGCTCCCCTGGAGAACTGCCGGCTGCAGTGGCGCGATATCGACGAGGTCCCGCCGATCGAGCTGCTGGTGTCGGGACAAAAGGGCATCTACATCGGATACGCCGTCTTTCGCTTCGTCGATGGGGAGTGGATCAGCCTCTTCGGCGACGGAATGGACGGATGCTGTTGA
- the saoE gene encoding efflux transporter SaoE codes for MSLLLQYGRQFCQYSWGMLETSGPWLILSFLFCGVLHAVLRPETLQRSLGNKKLSSIVKATVSGMLLPICSCGVVPLSLGLYYSGAYLGPTLAFLVATPVINPAAVILAYAMLGPQIATIYLLSGFVIPFVIGIVGNALGGPELQSSAAAGLAAAPSGREDRPTLPPLMQRIRGGIEWGFNDLAVQTCRFIVVGTAFAALLLTVVPTSFILDYLSSPRLMSLLGITLLGCVMYVCALGHIPFIAALVSAGAAPGVAVTFLLSSVATNFPEMVSIWRLIGKRAVTIYTGMLVLFGLAFGYITNLLLADGFRPVFDLTHSQGKIDFVSRISIDFPDGFKVFCAILVLCIGGYGWLLQWRRSLRRRGA; via the coding sequence ATGAGCCTCCTCCTTCAATATGGCCGGCAGTTCTGTCAATATTCCTGGGGGATGCTGGAGACCAGCGGACCGTGGCTGATTCTGAGCTTCCTGTTCTGCGGCGTCCTGCACGCTGTTCTGCGGCCGGAGACGCTGCAGCGGTCGCTCGGCAACAAGAAACTGTCCTCCATCGTCAAGGCGACGGTCTCCGGGATGCTGCTCCCCATCTGCAGCTGCGGGGTGGTGCCGCTCTCCCTCGGCCTGTACTATTCCGGGGCCTACCTCGGCCCGACGCTGGCGTTCCTGGTGGCGACGCCGGTCATCAACCCGGCGGCGGTCATCTTGGCCTATGCGATGCTGGGGCCGCAGATCGCGACGATCTACCTGCTCAGCGGCTTCGTCATCCCCTTCGTGATCGGGATCGTCGGAAACGCCCTGGGGGGCCCCGAGCTCCAGTCGTCCGCGGCCGCGGGGTTGGCGGCGGCGCCCTCCGGCCGGGAGGACCGGCCGACACTCCCGCCCCTGATGCAGCGTATCCGCGGGGGGATCGAATGGGGGTTCAACGACCTTGCGGTGCAGACGTGCCGGTTCATCGTCGTCGGCACGGCGTTCGCCGCGCTTCTGCTGACGGTCGTCCCCACGTCGTTCATCCTCGACTACCTGAGCAGCCCGCGCCTGATGTCGCTGCTGGGCATCACCCTGCTGGGGTGCGTCATGTACGTCTGCGCGCTGGGACACATCCCGTTCATCGCGGCTCTGGTCAGCGCCGGTGCGGCGCCCGGAGTCGCCGTGACGTTTCTCCTTTCGAGCGTGGCCACGAATTTCCCGGAGATGGTCAGCATCTGGCGGCTGATCGGCAAGAGGGCGGTGACCATCTACACGGGCATGCTCGTGCTGTTCGGCCTGGCCTTCGGCTATATTACGAACCTCCTTCTGGCGGACGGCTTCAGGCCGGTCTTCGACCTGACGCACTCGCAGGGCAAGATCGACTTCGTCAGCAGGATCTCCATCGATTTCCCCGACGGGTTCAAGGTCTTCTGCGCGATCCTCGTCCTCTGCATTGGCGGCTACGGCTGGCTTCTGCAGTGGAGGCGGTCCCTGCGCAGGAGGGGGGCATGA
- the saoT gene encoding thioredoxin-like (seleno)protein SaoT, producing the protein MTKVEFINTCPCCDGHVDVLNELQKRFPEKIDLKIYYAGKDFDYLPKYGPITRGTMIVDGKDRYEDLNRRTIEKVISEAIGEEL; encoded by the coding sequence ATGACGAAGGTCGAGTTTATCAATACGTGTCCGTGCTGCGACGGCCATGTGGACGTCCTCAACGAACTGCAGAAGCGTTTTCCGGAGAAGATCGACCTCAAAATCTATTACGCCGGAAAGGATTTCGACTACCTGCCCAAGTACGGGCCCATCACCCGCGGCACGATGATCGTCGACGGCAAAGACCGCTATGAGGACCTGAACCGCCGCACCATCGAGAAGGTCATATCGGAAGCGATCGGCGAGGAGCTATGA
- a CDS encoding putative DNA binding domain-containing protein — protein sequence MNLKSLLAQIALGEDSTRQFKKEVKNAQSLAAEMVAFANSSGGTILVGVGDDGTVPGLSGADVARTNQLISNAASQLVHSPLTVRTENVALEDGRLIIVLSVPQGLDKPYFDKNGVIWLRTGADKRRVNSREELRRLFQLSHTFHADELPTRAGIDKLDKLRFRDFLWEFHKWAFPNSLDELARLLRNMNLATEDDRLNLAGLLLFVDRPEWIEPSFVVKAIRYPGNKIHPTDYLDAEDFSGPLTRVFEGALAFVMRNLHKVQATRGVNMPGLPEISESVFEELLVNALVHRDYLISASIRLLIFDDRIEIQSPGHLPDNMTVEKIRTGNSNIRNPILASYAAKGLLPYHGLGSGIVRALEEWPAIEFVDDRDSCSFTATILRKPVETTGSGGLPIPADVLEDIPGVAPVSGKRSRRVLKTSDKHQEEKTPGKPQARIGKSSKKILETCREKSSVTVPELASLLGITERAVRGNIRNLRQRGLLRRVGGKMEGRWEVVE from the coding sequence ATGAACCTGAAATCGCTTCTCGCCCAGATTGCCCTTGGCGAGGACTCTACGCGCCAATTCAAAAAGGAAGTGAAGAACGCGCAGTCCCTGGCTGCGGAAATGGTGGCTTTTGCCAACTCCAGCGGGGGAACGATCCTTGTTGGCGTGGGGGATGACGGCACCGTGCCGGGGCTTTCGGGGGCGGATGTGGCCCGAACCAATCAGCTTATCAGCAACGCCGCCAGCCAGCTGGTACACAGTCCGCTGACGGTGCGAACGGAAAACGTCGCACTGGAGGACGGTCGCCTGATCATCGTGCTGAGCGTCCCACAGGGGCTCGACAAGCCTTACTTCGACAAAAACGGCGTGATCTGGCTGAGAACGGGGGCGGATAAGCGAAGGGTCAATTCCAGAGAGGAACTGCGCCGCCTGTTTCAGCTCTCCCATACGTTCCACGCTGATGAATTGCCCACCAGGGCGGGTATCGACAAGCTGGACAAGCTGCGTTTTCGCGATTTTCTGTGGGAATTCCACAAATGGGCTTTCCCGAACTCACTCGATGAACTGGCTCGGCTCCTACGGAACATGAATCTGGCTACCGAGGACGATCGGTTGAATCTGGCCGGACTGCTCCTGTTCGTCGATCGGCCCGAATGGATTGAGCCGTCGTTTGTGGTCAAGGCAATCCGCTATCCCGGCAACAAAATCCATCCCACCGACTACCTCGACGCCGAGGATTTCTCCGGCCCCTTGACAAGAGTCTTCGAGGGGGCCCTGGCTTTTGTCATGCGCAACCTGCACAAGGTGCAGGCCACGCGCGGGGTGAATATGCCGGGCCTGCCCGAGATCTCCGAATCGGTTTTCGAGGAGCTGCTGGTCAATGCTCTGGTGCATCGAGATTATTTGATCAGCGCCTCGATTCGCCTACTTATCTTCGACGACCGAATTGAGATCCAAAGCCCCGGACACCTGCCGGACAACATGACCGTCGAGAAGATTCGAACCGGAAACTCCAACATCCGCAACCCGATTTTAGCCTCTTACGCGGCCAAGGGGTTGCTTCCCTACCATGGACTGGGCTCGGGGATCGTACGGGCCCTCGAGGAATGGCCAGCTATCGAATTTGTCGACGACCGCGACAGCTGCTCGTTTACCGCGACGATCCTCCGGAAGCCGGTCGAGACAACGGGCTCTGGGGGACTGCCCATCCCGGCTGACGTTTTGGAGGATATTCCAGGGGTTGCCCCTGTCTCGGGAAAACGTTCCAGGCGCGTTCTAAAAACCTCGGATAAACATCAAGAGGAGAAAACGCCGGGTAAGCCTCAGGCGCGCATCGGGAAGTCGTCGAAAAAGATCCTCGAGACCTGCCGGGAGAAATCTTCGGTCACGGTCCCGGAGCTGGCCTCTCTGCTTGGCATCACCGAACGAGCGGTGCGGGGGAACATCCGGAACCTGCGCCAGCGTGGTCTGCTACGCCGTGTCGGGGGAAAAATGGAAGGCAGGTGGGAGGTTGTCGAATGA
- a CDS encoding ATP-binding cassette domain-containing protein yields the protein MADRLDAPAASLSGGQQQRLCLARALALDPELLLLDEPTASLDRAAAHTIEELILSFRGRRSVILVSHNLRQARKLADCALVLSDGRIVRRLSAEALRGSVEDEDLFLDYAGPDGCRG from the coding sequence GTGGCGGACCGGCTGGACGCCCCGGCGGCGAGCCTGTCCGGCGGGCAGCAGCAGCGGCTTTGTCTGGCGCGCGCCCTGGCCCTGGACCCGGAACTGCTCCTGTTGGACGAGCCGACCGCCTCGCTGGACCGGGCCGCGGCGCACACGATAGAGGAGCTGATCCTGTCCTTCCGGGGACGCCGTTCCGTCATCCTGGTCTCCCACAACCTGAGACAGGCCAGGAAGCTGGCCGATTGTGCCCTAGTCCTCTCGGACGGGCGCATCGTGAGGCGGCTGAGCGCGGAGGCGCTGAGGGGCTCCGTCGAGGACGAGGACCTCTTTCTCGATTATGCCGGTCCTGATGGCTGTCGGGGATGA
- a CDS encoding ABC transporter substrate-binding protein — MNSKRFFTLLIGIMVFIGISALEPHSVAAAQRDTIIHGIADVVPGLFNPLLATKTTDEDINLLMFPGLFKIAPDSTLVPYLAESCDISNDGKTFTFYLNKNAVWHDGKKVTAGDVAFSFSSILAPGYTGTGYGRFKGILGAEEYHAGKTKHVEGIRVIDDYVIEVRFNAPSSPGFTNMAKVGIIPKHIWSSYEPSTWEKQTQLLNHPIGCGPYKMTEYVEGQYIVLEAFDDFFEGKPKTPKLVVKITTPDSILAEFRNGTIDIVSVRDLTRADLDTLTGQLGFKTVSFANNVYRYVGINMRKDVFKSLELRQALSYAIDRPLIIKAILEERGVLINAPYLPSGWAAPNENSLNQYAYNPEKAISLLKKAGYEDRDGDGIAEDEDGNKLQFTYKIPVDSKISEQVAVFLQESWRAIGVDVKILSYDYRTVAQQCVMDHDFDLYTLNCQFSLDPNLLPWWHSSAIHDEPGVGSYNFGAFRSARVDELIDLDIAERDQHKRIAYNHEIAQIINAEAPMVFLYVQNNEMAYHPGLKGYQPSTFNIFYNVKNWFIEE; from the coding sequence ATGAACTCGAAACGCTTTTTCACGTTATTAATAGGAATTATGGTGTTTATTGGTATTAGTGCATTGGAGCCGCATAGCGTTGCCGCCGCACAGAGGGACACCATCATTCATGGTATCGCCGATGTTGTCCCTGGCTTGTTCAATCCACTCCTTGCCACTAAAACAACGGATGAGGATATCAATTTGCTTATGTTTCCGGGGCTTTTTAAGATTGCTCCCGATAGCACTTTGGTTCCATATTTGGCCGAATCGTGCGACATATCGAATGATGGCAAGACCTTTACTTTTTATCTGAATAAAAATGCCGTATGGCATGATGGAAAAAAGGTAACAGCGGGTGATGTGGCGTTCAGTTTTAGTTCGATTCTGGCTCCAGGTTACACAGGTACCGGCTATGGGCGTTTCAAGGGGATTCTCGGCGCGGAAGAATATCATGCCGGTAAAACGAAACACGTGGAAGGTATCCGTGTTATTGATGATTATGTCATTGAAGTCAGGTTTAATGCTCCATCTTCTCCAGGCTTCACTAACATGGCTAAGGTTGGTATCATACCTAAGCACATATGGAGCTCTTATGAGCCGAGTACTTGGGAGAAACAGACTCAGCTTTTGAATCATCCCATTGGCTGCGGTCCCTATAAAATGACAGAATATGTCGAAGGACAATATATCGTTTTAGAGGCTTTTGATGATTTTTTTGAGGGTAAGCCCAAAACTCCTAAACTCGTCGTTAAAATCACTACTCCCGACAGCATACTTGCGGAGTTTCGTAACGGAACCATTGATATTGTAAGTGTTCGGGATTTGACCCGAGCTGACCTCGATACTTTGACCGGGCAACTTGGATTCAAAACGGTATCCTTCGCAAATAATGTGTATCGTTATGTCGGTATCAATATGCGGAAGGATGTTTTTAAAAGTCTTGAGCTCCGCCAAGCACTGAGCTACGCCATTGATCGTCCGCTAATCATCAAGGCAATTCTTGAAGAGCGTGGAGTCTTAATCAATGCGCCCTATCTGCCCTCCGGTTGGGCCGCCCCCAATGAGAATAGCTTGAATCAATACGCTTATAATCCTGAAAAGGCAATCAGTCTGTTAAAAAAAGCAGGTTATGAGGATCGGGACGGTGACGGCATAGCGGAAGACGAAGATGGAAATAAACTACAGTTTACTTATAAGATTCCTGTAGATTCTAAAATTTCAGAGCAAGTTGCGGTGTTTTTGCAGGAAAGCTGGCGCGCTATTGGCGTAGACGTCAAGATCCTTTCTTATGACTATCGAACCGTGGCACAACAGTGCGTCATGGATCATGACTTTGATTTATATACGTTAAATTGTCAATTTTCTTTAGATCCCAATTTGCTTCCTTGGTGGCATTCCAGTGCTATCCATGATGAACCAGGTGTGGGAAGCTACAATTTTGGTGCCTTCCGTAGTGCTCGTGTGGACGAACTCATTGATCTGGATATTGCAGAGAGAGATCAGCATAAGCGTATAGCCTATAATCATGAAATCGCCCAGATCATTAATGCGGAGGCTCCTATGGTCTTCTTATATGTGCAGAATAATGAGATGGCCTATCATCCTGGTTTGAAGGGATATCAGCCTTCCACATTTAATATTTTTTACAATGTGAAAAATTGGTTTATTGAAGAGTGA
- a CDS encoding DUF169 domain-containing protein yields the protein MENENVFKLRRALRLERRVVGVHFLAYRQEYDTSLHEPMQGKRSFCGMVHLASNGEKIKVNGKNFACLGGAQSLGILDEPEATMSGRLYRECGLYGSHAIARQVNDSMQHIKHKIYGVEVGPLEEMEKADTVIILGSARQMMRIMQGYSNKFGVARHLSTVGNQAMCSDLVAKPFSNNDINLSLMCVGARGNTRCSDGEMGIGFPIQYMHPLTDGVLLTLNLVEYNEEKKRILEGLDDPMGLGMPIEMNVSYGQNAARYREYCNEMEMKEGEYQR from the coding sequence ATGGAAAATGAAAATGTATTTAAGCTGCGTAGGGCGTTACGCCTTGAACGCAGGGTTGTGGGGGTTCATTTTCTGGCTTATCGACAGGAATATGATACGAGTTTGCATGAACCGATGCAGGGAAAACGCAGCTTTTGTGGCATGGTGCATTTGGCGAGTAATGGCGAAAAAATCAAAGTGAACGGAAAGAATTTTGCCTGTTTGGGTGGCGCTCAGTCCTTGGGAATCTTGGATGAGCCGGAGGCAACGATGTCCGGCCGTCTTTATCGTGAATGCGGGTTGTATGGAAGCCATGCTATTGCCCGCCAGGTCAACGACAGTATGCAGCATATCAAACATAAAATATATGGTGTGGAGGTTGGGCCGTTGGAGGAAATGGAAAAAGCGGACACGGTTATCATTCTTGGCAGTGCCCGCCAAATGATGCGTATCATGCAAGGTTACTCGAATAAGTTTGGTGTGGCTCGCCATCTTTCTACCGTAGGCAATCAAGCCATGTGCAGCGACCTTGTTGCCAAACCTTTTTCCAACAACGATATCAATTTGTCGTTGATGTGTGTAGGTGCTCGTGGTAATACGCGATGCTCCGATGGCGAAATGGGAATAGGGTTTCCCATTCAATATATGCACCCACTAACGGATGGGGTTCTGCTAACACTTAATTTGGTGGAATACAATGAAGAGAAAAAGCGCATCCTCGAAGGCCTTGACGATCCCATGGGACTTGGGATGCCCATTGAAATGAATGTAAGTTATGGTCAAAATGCTGCGCGCTATCGCGAATATTGTAATGAGATGGAGATGAAAGAAGGCGAATATCAGCGCTAG
- a CDS encoding ABC transporter ATP-binding protein, protein MNNNVLVRVHDLKKYYTRNKWIFSGKSDYCRAVDGVSFTISRGNTMGLVGESGCGKSTVGKTLLNLIMPSGGSVSFDGICVFDVERKKELSSEQMTALRHRMQIVFQDPYASLNPRMPIMRVLSEGILKHKILPKERIKERCLELLHQCGMEEKALWRYPHELSGGQRQRVSIARALSVNPQFIVCDEPTAALDVSVQAQILNLLLDLKDSLSLTYLFITHNLRVACHFCDFIAVMYLGKIVEMGPAAAVVQEPLHPYSQALISSMPKTHPSQKKYHISLHGDVSMAASISKGCQFHPRCPRAITLCALREPELMEYADGRRAACHLPG, encoded by the coding sequence ATGAACAATAATGTGCTTGTGCGGGTGCATGATTTAAAAAAATATTACACTCGGAATAAATGGATTTTTTCTGGTAAGTCTGATTACTGTCGGGCAGTGGACGGTGTTAGTTTTACCATCTCTCGTGGTAATACCATGGGGCTGGTGGGGGAAAGTGGCTGTGGTAAGTCTACTGTAGGTAAAACCCTGCTGAATCTGATAATGCCCAGCGGTGGCAGCGTGAGTTTTGATGGAATATGTGTGTTTGATGTGGAGAGGAAAAAAGAATTATCTTCCGAGCAAATGACTGCTTTACGTCACCGTATGCAGATTGTTTTTCAAGATCCTTACGCTTCTTTGAATCCTCGCATGCCCATAATGCGTGTCTTGAGCGAGGGGATCCTGAAGCACAAGATTTTGCCTAAAGAGCGAATCAAGGAGCGGTGTCTCGAATTGTTACACCAGTGTGGTATGGAGGAGAAAGCGCTATGGCGTTATCCGCATGAGCTTTCGGGGGGACAGCGTCAGCGTGTCAGTATTGCGCGTGCGTTGTCGGTCAATCCTCAATTTATTGTGTGTGACGAACCCACTGCTGCGCTGGATGTATCCGTCCAGGCACAGATTCTCAACCTCCTGCTGGATCTAAAGGATTCGCTCTCCCTCACCTATTTGTTCATTACGCACAATCTACGTGTGGCATGTCATTTTTGTGATTTTATTGCGGTGATGTATCTTGGAAAGATCGTTGAGATGGGGCCTGCGGCGGCTGTGGTACAAGAGCCTCTGCACCCCTATAGTCAGGCACTTATTTCTTCGATGCCTAAAACGCATCCTTCCCAGAAGAAATATCACATTTCACTTCATGGCGATGTTTCTATGGCAGCGAGTATCTCGAAGGGATGCCAATTTCATCCTCGTTGCCCGAGGGCTATAACTTTGTGTGCTCTGAGGGAACCGGAACTTATGGAATATGCGGATGGCCGCCGTGCTGCCTGTCATTTACCCGGTTAA
- a CDS encoding ABC transporter ATP-binding protein → MDLLRVEDLAIHFESLLGAVRAVDHISFVVPRGTVLGIVGESGSGKSTVALAVMNLLTDVGGYVDSGKVWFDGQELLKLSPSEMCAVRGALIAMIFQEPMSALNPSYTVYQQINEVYKIHGKGNRSKEELVELLMRLNFAEPQQVLSKYPFELSGGMRQRVVIAMAIALNPPLLIADEPTTALDTINQAEVLQLFKDINNEIGSAILFITHDLDVIAEMAQRVIVMYQGRIVEENDVLGFFDAPLHPYTQDLLRARPGHFNGRFALIPGGVEAVYNESDRCPYAPRCSVRMKICAQQKPPEIRLDSYRRAACWRLTDKNLREKRDEQ, encoded by the coding sequence ATGGATCTGTTACGGGTGGAGGATCTTGCAATTCACTTCGAAAGTTTGTTGGGAGCGGTGCGTGCGGTAGACCATATTAGTTTTGTTGTTCCCAGAGGTACGGTGCTTGGTATCGTAGGGGAAAGCGGTAGTGGTAAAAGTACTGTGGCTTTGGCTGTTATGAACTTGCTGACGGATGTTGGGGGATATGTGGATAGTGGTAAAGTGTGGTTTGATGGGCAAGAGCTTCTGAAATTGAGCCCGAGCGAGATGTGCGCGGTACGCGGCGCGTTGATCGCCATGATTTTTCAGGAGCCGATGAGCGCTCTAAACCCCAGTTACACTGTGTACCAGCAGATTAATGAGGTCTATAAAATCCACGGGAAGGGAAATCGTTCAAAGGAAGAACTCGTGGAGCTGTTGATGCGACTGAACTTTGCCGAGCCCCAACAGGTGCTCAGCAAATATCCTTTTGAGCTTTCTGGCGGTATGCGCCAACGCGTAGTGATCGCCATGGCTATTGCCTTGAACCCTCCATTGTTGATTGCGGATGAACCCACTACTGCCTTGGATACGATAAACCAGGCAGAAGTGTTGCAGCTATTTAAAGATATCAATAACGAGATAGGGAGTGCCATCCTCTTTATCACTCATGACCTTGATGTCATTGCCGAGATGGCGCAACGTGTTATCGTGATGTATCAAGGGAGGATTGTGGAGGAAAATGACGTGCTGGGTTTTTTTGACGCACCTCTACATCCTTATACTCAAGATCTGTTGCGCGCCAGGCCGGGGCATTTCAATGGTCGATTTGCTTTGATTCCCGGGGGTGTGGAAGCAGTCTATAACGAATCCGATCGGTGTCCCTACGCGCCTCGTTGTAGTGTGCGTATGAAGATATGTGCTCAACAGAAACCACCGGAGATACGGTTAGACTCCTATCGGCGCGCGGCCTGCTGGAGGCTGACGGATAAGAATTTGAGAGAAAAGCGTGATGAACAATAA
- a CDS encoding ABC transporter permease, producing MSRNLGRPEAETWSLKRIAIRKYLKNRAATTSLVLLLILVVSAVFAPIFATHDISATNLRKILQPPSSEHLLGTDNVGRDVFSRLLFGGRITVLVSVCSMLLQLFIGSTLGAIAGYFSGIVDMFMARATDAVMSFPFLVISMSVLVVLDSSTFKLIMVIGLLMWPRIFRVVRAEVIRLKNMDYVLSARALGLSACEVLVFHLLPNMFSLIVVSCTLSIAQGILIEASMSFLGLGVQPPQPSWGNMLSAAQNMSIFQHNWWLWIPAGSLVVITALAFNFVGEGLRDALDPMSMFH from the coding sequence TTGTCAAGGAATCTGGGACGTCCAGAGGCAGAAACATGGAGCTTGAAACGTATTGCTATACGAAAGTACTTGAAGAACAGAGCCGCGACGACAAGCCTTGTGTTGTTATTGATTTTGGTTGTTTCGGCTGTGTTTGCACCAATTTTTGCCACTCACGATATCAGTGCGACGAACTTGCGAAAGATATTGCAGCCGCCAAGCTCGGAGCATTTACTTGGAACGGATAACGTAGGACGTGATGTATTTTCCCGTCTTTTGTTCGGGGGACGGATAACTGTTCTGGTCAGTGTATGTTCCATGTTGCTGCAACTTTTCATTGGCTCCACTTTGGGCGCTATCGCAGGTTATTTTAGCGGTATTGTTGATATGTTTATGGCTCGTGCCACCGATGCCGTCATGAGTTTTCCTTTTTTGGTTATATCCATGAGTGTGCTGGTAGTATTGGACAGCAGCACTTTCAAGCTTATTATGGTTATTGGACTGCTTATGTGGCCACGTATTTTCCGTGTTGTACGTGCCGAAGTGATAAGGCTGAAGAATATGGATTATGTGCTGAGCGCAAGGGCGCTGGGTCTTTCCGCATGTGAAGTCCTTGTTTTCCATCTTCTGCCCAATATGTTTTCTCTCATCGTGGTTTCCTGTACGTTATCCATTGCTCAGGGGATTCTGATAGAGGCGTCCATGAGTTTTCTCGGCCTTGGGGTACAACCGCCGCAACCTAGTTGGGGGAACATGCTCAGTGCGGCACAAAATATGTCTATCTTTCAGCACAATTGGTGGTTATGGATACCCGCAGGCAGTTTGGTGGTGATTACGGCCTTAGCGTTTAATTTCGTAGGGGAGGGCCTGCGCGATGCTCTGGATCCGATGAGTATGTTTCATTAG